Proteins encoded within one genomic window of Camelina sativa cultivar DH55 chromosome 19, Cs, whole genome shotgun sequence:
- the LOC104765283 gene encoding mitogen-activated protein kinase 19 isoform X3: MMQQGQEKKNMKEVEFFTEYGDANRYRILEVIGKGSYGVVCAAIDTHTGEKVAIKKINDVFEHVSDALRILREVKLLRLLRHPDIVEIKSIMLPPSKREFKDIYVVFELMESDLHQVIKANDDLTREHHQFFLYQMLRALKYMHTANVYHRDLKPKNILANANCKLKVCDFGLARVAFNDTPTTVFWTDYVATRWYRAPELCGSFCSKYTPAIDIWSIGCIFAEVLTGKPLFPGKSVVHQLDLITDLLGTPKSETIAGVRNEKARKYLNEMRKKILVPFSQKFPNADPLALRLLQRLLAFDPKDRPTAAEALADPYFKCLAKVEREPSCQPISKMEFEFERRRLTKDDIRELIYREILEYHPQLLKDYMNSESSSFLYPSAIGHLRKQFAYLEENSGKSGPVIPPERKHTSLPRSSVHSSAVNSNAQPSLNASDTRRVPFEPPRNGIVPSTSAYSTKPLGPPPRVPSGRPGRVVESSVTYENDRNLKESSYDARTSYYRSTVLPPQTVSPNYFFHPNSMNQEKHGGTAAASQPKPQFVPSQCNSVKPAELNPNPYVQSQHKVGIDAKLLQAQSQFGPAGAAAVAVAAHRNMGAVGYGMS, encoded by the exons ATGATGCAACAAGGTCAGGAGAAGAAG AACATGAAGGAGGTGGAGTTTTTCACAGAGTATGGTGATGCTAACCGTTATAGGATTCTTGAAGTTATTGGGAAAGGAAGCTATGGAGTTGTTTGTGCTGCTATTGATACTCACACTGGAGAGAAAGTGGCTATTAAGAAGATTAATGATGTCTTTGAACATGTCTCTGATGCTCTCCGTATCCTCCGTGAGGTTAAGCTTCTCCGGCTCTTGAGGCACCCTGATATCGTTGAAATCAAAAGCATTATGTTGCCGCCTTCtaaaagagagttcaaagatatatatgttGTGTTTGAGCTTATGGAATCTGATCTTCACCAAGTCATCAAAGCTAATGATGATTTGACTCGTGAGCACCATCAGTTTTTCCTTTATCAGATGCTTCGTGCTTTGAAGTATATGCATACAG CTAATGTTTACCATCGTGATCTTAAACCGAAGAACATATTGGCCAATGCAAACTGCAAGTTGAAAGTCTGTGACTTTGGACTAGCAAGAGTGGCGTTTAATGATACACCTACTACAGTCTTTTGGACG GATTATGTTGCCACAAGATGGTACAGGGCACCTGAGCTCTGTGGATCATTCTGTTCTAAG TACACTCCAGCAATTGATATTTGGAGCATTGGCTGCATCTTTGCTGAGGTTTTAACAGGGAAACCTTTGTTTCCTGGAAAAAGTGTCGTCCATCAGTTAGACTTAATTACCGATCTTCTTGGCACACCAAAATCAGAGACCATTGCTGGA GTTCGAAATGAAAAGGCTAGAAAATATTTGAACGAAATGAGGAAGAAAATTCTTGTCCCCTTTTCGCAAAAATTTCCTAACGCAGATCCTTTAGCATTGCGCCTTTTGCAAAGACTATTGGCTTTTGATCCAAAGGATAGACCGACTGCGGCAGAG GCGCTGGCTGATCCTTACTTTAAGTGTCTTGCTAAGGTTGAAAGAGAACCTTCTTGTCAGCCGATCTCGAAGATGGAATTTGAGTTTGAAAGACGAAGGTTGACAAAGGATGACATCAGAGAACTAATATACAGGGAGATACTAGAATACCATCCGCAGCTGCTCAAGGATTATATGAACTCTGAAAGCTCAAGTTTTCTATATCCTAG TGCCATCGGTCACTTGAGGAAACAATTTGCGTACCTAGAGGAAAATAGTGGCAAAAGTGGGCCAGTCATACCTCCAGAGAGGAAGCATACTTCACTTCCACG ATCTTCAGTTCACTCCAGTGCAGTAAACTCCAACGCTCAACCCAGTTTGAATGCATCAGACACTCGACGCGTTCCTTTCGAGCCTCCAAGAAATGGAATAGTTCCATCAACTTCAGCATATTCAACTAAACCTTTAGGGCCTCCACCAAGAGTACCATCAG GTAGACCAGGCCGTGTTGTGGAATCATCTGTAACTTATGAAAATGACAGAAACCTCAAAGAGTCGTCCTATGATGCAAGGACATCATATTACAGAAGCACGGTACTCCCTCCACAGACGGTATCTCCTAACTATTTCTTCCATCCTAACTCCATGAACCAAGAGAAGCACGGTGGTACAGCTGCTGCTTCTCAACCAAAACCGCAGTTTGTCCCCTCCCAATGCAACTCCGTGAAGCCAGCTGAGCTGAACCCAAACCCTTATGTCCAATCACAGCACAAG GTGGGTATTGATGCTAAGCTGTTGCAGGCACAATCCCAATTTGGTCCTGCTGGAGCTGCCGCGGTTGCAGTAGCAGCACACCGGAACATGGGTGCGGTTGGGTATGGCATGTCTTAG
- the LOC104765283 gene encoding mitogen-activated protein kinase 19 isoform X1 — translation MMQQGQEKKNMKEVEFFTEYGDANRYRILEVIGKGSYGVVCAAIDTHTGEKVAIKKINDVFEHVSDALRILREVKLLRLLRHPDIVEIKSIMLPPSKREFKDIYVVFELMESDLHQVIKANDDLTREHHQFFLYQMLRALKYMHTANVYHRDLKPKNILANANCKLKVCDFGLARVAFNDTPTTVFWTDYVATRWYRAPELCGSFCSKYTPAIDIWSIGCIFAEVLTGKPLFPGKSVVHQLDLITDLLGTPKSETIAGVRNEKARKYLNEMRKKILVPFSQKFPNADPLALRLLQRLLAFDPKDRPTAAEALADPYFKCLAKVEREPSCQPISKMEFEFERRRLTKDDIRELIYREILEYHPQLLKDYMNSESSSFLYPSAIGHLRKQFAYLEENSGKSGPVIPPERKHTSLPRSSVHSSAVNSNAQPSLNASDTRRVPFEPPRNGIVPSTSAYSTKPLGPPPRVPSGRPGRVVESSVTYENDRNLKESSYDARTSYYRSTVLPPQTVSPNYFFHPNSMNQEKHHGGTAAASQPKPQFVPSQCNSVKPAELNPNPYVQSQHKVGIDAKLLQAQSQFGPAGAAAVAVAAHRNMGAVGYGMS, via the exons ATGATGCAACAAGGTCAGGAGAAGAAG AACATGAAGGAGGTGGAGTTTTTCACAGAGTATGGTGATGCTAACCGTTATAGGATTCTTGAAGTTATTGGGAAAGGAAGCTATGGAGTTGTTTGTGCTGCTATTGATACTCACACTGGAGAGAAAGTGGCTATTAAGAAGATTAATGATGTCTTTGAACATGTCTCTGATGCTCTCCGTATCCTCCGTGAGGTTAAGCTTCTCCGGCTCTTGAGGCACCCTGATATCGTTGAAATCAAAAGCATTATGTTGCCGCCTTCtaaaagagagttcaaagatatatatgttGTGTTTGAGCTTATGGAATCTGATCTTCACCAAGTCATCAAAGCTAATGATGATTTGACTCGTGAGCACCATCAGTTTTTCCTTTATCAGATGCTTCGTGCTTTGAAGTATATGCATACAG CTAATGTTTACCATCGTGATCTTAAACCGAAGAACATATTGGCCAATGCAAACTGCAAGTTGAAAGTCTGTGACTTTGGACTAGCAAGAGTGGCGTTTAATGATACACCTACTACAGTCTTTTGGACG GATTATGTTGCCACAAGATGGTACAGGGCACCTGAGCTCTGTGGATCATTCTGTTCTAAG TACACTCCAGCAATTGATATTTGGAGCATTGGCTGCATCTTTGCTGAGGTTTTAACAGGGAAACCTTTGTTTCCTGGAAAAAGTGTCGTCCATCAGTTAGACTTAATTACCGATCTTCTTGGCACACCAAAATCAGAGACCATTGCTGGA GTTCGAAATGAAAAGGCTAGAAAATATTTGAACGAAATGAGGAAGAAAATTCTTGTCCCCTTTTCGCAAAAATTTCCTAACGCAGATCCTTTAGCATTGCGCCTTTTGCAAAGACTATTGGCTTTTGATCCAAAGGATAGACCGACTGCGGCAGAG GCGCTGGCTGATCCTTACTTTAAGTGTCTTGCTAAGGTTGAAAGAGAACCTTCTTGTCAGCCGATCTCGAAGATGGAATTTGAGTTTGAAAGACGAAGGTTGACAAAGGATGACATCAGAGAACTAATATACAGGGAGATACTAGAATACCATCCGCAGCTGCTCAAGGATTATATGAACTCTGAAAGCTCAAGTTTTCTATATCCTAG TGCCATCGGTCACTTGAGGAAACAATTTGCGTACCTAGAGGAAAATAGTGGCAAAAGTGGGCCAGTCATACCTCCAGAGAGGAAGCATACTTCACTTCCACG ATCTTCAGTTCACTCCAGTGCAGTAAACTCCAACGCTCAACCCAGTTTGAATGCATCAGACACTCGACGCGTTCCTTTCGAGCCTCCAAGAAATGGAATAGTTCCATCAACTTCAGCATATTCAACTAAACCTTTAGGGCCTCCACCAAGAGTACCATCAG GTAGACCAGGCCGTGTTGTGGAATCATCTGTAACTTATGAAAATGACAGAAACCTCAAAGAGTCGTCCTATGA TGCTAGGACATCATATTACAGAAGCACGGTACTCCCTCCGCAGACGGTATCTCCTAACTATTTCTTCCATCCTAACTCCATGAACCAAGAGAAGCACCACGGTGGTACAGCTGCTGCTTCTCAACCAAAACCGCAGTTTGTCCCCTCCCAATGCAACTCCGTGAAGCCAGCTGAGCTGAACCCAAACCCTTATGTCCAATCACAGCACAAGGTGGGTATTGATGCTAAGCTGTTGCAGGCACAATCCCAATTTGGTCCTGCTGGAGCTGCCGCGGTTGCAGTAGCAGCACACCGGAACATGGGTGCGGTTGGGTATGGCATGTCTTAG
- the LOC104765287 gene encoding protein Jade-1-like, which yields MDAAAQYQDLPPLKRYRLMQRDLEAAQQNQPETKSLQLPAKKRKQTRVDYDDDNENSNPTYRCLPAKKRIWAVDPDLLSGNPFSSFDLNIEYKPSVEESSIEKKSTLVVESSLEVEEDDDKENIDPLGNVKVLDLELEDREEVEDEDGIMCSVCQSTDGDPTNPIVFCDGCDLMVHASCYGNPLVKAIPEGDWFCRQCMSSKKNPVSCCLCTTKGGAMKPTNDGRWAHITCALFVPEVYFEDPEGREGICCSEVPSRRWKDRCYLCNVRRGCVTECSEMRCQLAFHVTCGLKEDLCIEYREGKKTGGIVVGFCNEHTKLWEKQQESGKYKIVARDEDKK from the exons ATGGATGCTGCTGCTCAGTATCAAGATCTGCCTCCTCTCAAAAGATACAGACTGATGCAGCGAGATCTCGAAGCTGCGCAACAGAACCAACCGGAGACGAAGTCGTTGCAGTTGCCGGCCAAGAAGAGGAAGCAAACTCGAGTCGACTACGATGACGACAACGAGAACTCTAACCCTACCTACCGTTGTCTTCCGGCGAAGAAAAGGATCTGGGCGGTTGATCCTGATCTGCTCTCGGGTAACCCATTTTCATCTTTTGATCTGAATATAGAGTATAAGCCTTCTGTTGAGGAGAGTTCAATAGAGAAAAAGTCAACTCTAGTGGTTGAATCGAGTCTagaggtagaagaagatgatgataaagagAATATAGATCCTCTAGGGAATGTAAAAGTGTTGGATCTAGAACTAGAAGAtagagaagaagtagaagatgaagatgggATTATGTGTTCTGTTTGTCAAAGTACAGATGGTGATCCAACAAATCCAATTGTGTTCTGTGATGGTTGTGATTTGATGGTTCATGCTTCTTGTTATGGGAATCCTCTTGTTAAGGCTATACCAGAAGGTGATTGGTTTTGCAGACAGTGTATGTCTTCGAAGAAGAATCCAGTCTCTTGCTGTTTGTGTACAACTAAAGGTGGAGCGATGAAACCTACGAATGATGGTCGATGGGCTCACATCACTTGCGCGTTGTTTGTGCCTGAGGTTTATTTTGAGGATCCTGAAGGAAGGGAAGGGATTTGTTGTAGCGAGGTACCGAGTAGGAGATGGAAAGATAGGTGTTATTTGTGTAACGTTAGGCGCGGGTGTGTTACTGAGTGTTCGGAGATGAGATGTCAGTTGGCTTTTCATGTTACTTGTGGTTTGAAGGAAGATCTTTGTATTGAGTATCGTGAAGGCAAGAAGACTGGTGGTATTGTTGTTGGTTTCTGCAATGAGCATACCAAACTATGGGAAAAG caACAGGAAAGTGGAAAGTACAAGATAGTTGCGAGAGATGAAGATAAAAAGTAG
- the LOC104765283 gene encoding mitogen-activated protein kinase 19 isoform X2 — translation MMQQGQEKKNMKEVEFFTEYGDANRYRILEVIGKGSYGVVCAAIDTHTGEKVAIKKINDVFEHVSDALRILREVKLLRLLRHPDIVEIKSIMLPPSKREFKDIYVVFELMESDLHQVIKANDDLTREHHQFFLYQMLRALKYMHTANVYHRDLKPKNILANANCKLKVCDFGLARVAFNDTPTTVFWTDYVATRWYRAPELCGSFCSKYTPAIDIWSIGCIFAEVLTGKPLFPGKSVVHQLDLITDLLGTPKSETIAGVRNEKARKYLNEMRKKILVPFSQKFPNADPLALRLLQRLLAFDPKDRPTAAEALADPYFKCLAKVEREPSCQPISKMEFEFERRRLTKDDIRELIYREILEYHPQLLKDYMNSESSSFLYPSAIGHLRKQFAYLEENSGKSGPVIPPERKHTSLPRSSVHSSAVNSNAQPSLNASDTRRVPFEPPRNGIVPSTSAYSTKPLGPPPRVPSGRPGRVVESSVTYENDRNLKESSYDARTSYYRSTVLPPQTTVSPNYFFHPNSMNQEKHHGGTAAASQPKPQFVPSQCNSVKPAELNPNPYVQSQHKVGIDAKLLQAQSQFGPAGAAAVAVAAHRNMGAVGYGMS, via the exons ATGATGCAACAAGGTCAGGAGAAGAAG AACATGAAGGAGGTGGAGTTTTTCACAGAGTATGGTGATGCTAACCGTTATAGGATTCTTGAAGTTATTGGGAAAGGAAGCTATGGAGTTGTTTGTGCTGCTATTGATACTCACACTGGAGAGAAAGTGGCTATTAAGAAGATTAATGATGTCTTTGAACATGTCTCTGATGCTCTCCGTATCCTCCGTGAGGTTAAGCTTCTCCGGCTCTTGAGGCACCCTGATATCGTTGAAATCAAAAGCATTATGTTGCCGCCTTCtaaaagagagttcaaagatatatatgttGTGTTTGAGCTTATGGAATCTGATCTTCACCAAGTCATCAAAGCTAATGATGATTTGACTCGTGAGCACCATCAGTTTTTCCTTTATCAGATGCTTCGTGCTTTGAAGTATATGCATACAG CTAATGTTTACCATCGTGATCTTAAACCGAAGAACATATTGGCCAATGCAAACTGCAAGTTGAAAGTCTGTGACTTTGGACTAGCAAGAGTGGCGTTTAATGATACACCTACTACAGTCTTTTGGACG GATTATGTTGCCACAAGATGGTACAGGGCACCTGAGCTCTGTGGATCATTCTGTTCTAAG TACACTCCAGCAATTGATATTTGGAGCATTGGCTGCATCTTTGCTGAGGTTTTAACAGGGAAACCTTTGTTTCCTGGAAAAAGTGTCGTCCATCAGTTAGACTTAATTACCGATCTTCTTGGCACACCAAAATCAGAGACCATTGCTGGA GTTCGAAATGAAAAGGCTAGAAAATATTTGAACGAAATGAGGAAGAAAATTCTTGTCCCCTTTTCGCAAAAATTTCCTAACGCAGATCCTTTAGCATTGCGCCTTTTGCAAAGACTATTGGCTTTTGATCCAAAGGATAGACCGACTGCGGCAGAG GCGCTGGCTGATCCTTACTTTAAGTGTCTTGCTAAGGTTGAAAGAGAACCTTCTTGTCAGCCGATCTCGAAGATGGAATTTGAGTTTGAAAGACGAAGGTTGACAAAGGATGACATCAGAGAACTAATATACAGGGAGATACTAGAATACCATCCGCAGCTGCTCAAGGATTATATGAACTCTGAAAGCTCAAGTTTTCTATATCCTAG TGCCATCGGTCACTTGAGGAAACAATTTGCGTACCTAGAGGAAAATAGTGGCAAAAGTGGGCCAGTCATACCTCCAGAGAGGAAGCATACTTCACTTCCACG ATCTTCAGTTCACTCCAGTGCAGTAAACTCCAACGCTCAACCCAGTTTGAATGCATCAGACACTCGACGCGTTCCTTTCGAGCCTCCAAGAAATGGAATAGTTCCATCAACTTCAGCATATTCAACTAAACCTTTAGGGCCTCCACCAAGAGTACCATCAG GTAGACCAGGCCGTGTTGTGGAATCATCTGTAACTTATGAAAATGACAGAAACCTCAAAGAGTCGTCCTATGATGCAAGGACATCATATTACAGAAGCACGGTACTCCCTCCACAGACG ACGGTATCTCCTAACTATTTCTTCCATCCTAACTCCATGAACCAAGAGAAGCACCACGGTGGTACAGCTGCTGCTTCTCAACCAAAACCGCAGTTTGTCCCCTCCCAATGCAACTCCGTGAAGCCAGCTGAGCTGAACCCAAACCCTTATGTCCAATCACAGCACAAGGTGGGTATTGATGCTAAGCTGTTGCAGGCACAATCCCAATTTGGTCCTGCTGGAGCTGCCGCGGTTGCAGTAGCAGCACACCGGAACATGGGTGCGGTTGGGTATGGCATGTCTTAG
- the LOC104765286 gene encoding protein FLX-like 1, which translates to MSGRNRGPPPPPSMKGGSYSGLQPPVHQQPPFVRGLGGGGPVPPPPHPSMVDDGREAPQFRVDARGLPPQFSIMEDRLAAQNQDVQGLLADNQTVAAIHVALNQELEVAQHELQRIMHYIDSLRAEEEIMMREMYDKSMRSEMELREVDAMRAEIQKIRVDIKELTSGRQELTSQVHVMTQDLARLTSDLQQIPTLTAEIENTKQELQRARAAIDYEKKGYAENYEHGKIMEHKLVAMARELEKLRAEIANSESRAHANGPVGNPGGVAYGGGYGNPEAGYPVNPYQPNYVMNPAQAGVVGYYPPPYGPQAAWAGGYDPQQHQQQP; encoded by the exons ATGTCTGGAAGAAACCGTGgacctcctcctccaccttcgATGAAAGGTGGGTCTTACAGTGGCTTACAACCTCCGGTTCACCAACAACCGCCTTTCGTTAGAGGCTTGGGAGGAGGAGGACCAGTGCCACCACCTCCTCATCCTTCTATGGTTGATGATGGTAGGGAAGCTCCACAGTTTAGAGTTGATGCAAGAGGTCTTCCTCCACAGTTTTCAATCATGGAGGATCGTCTCGCTGCTCAGAACCAAGATGTTCAGGGGTTACTTGCTGATAACCAGACGGTGGCTGCTATTCATGTGGCGCTGAATCAGGAACTTGAAGTTGCTCAGCATGAGTTGCAGAGAATTATGCATTACATTGATTCATTGAGAGCTGAGGAAGAGATCATGATGAGGGAGATGTATGATAAATCTATGCGGTCCGAAATGGAACTGCGTGAAGTTGATGCTATGCGAGCTGAGATTCAGAAGATTCGGGTGGATATTAAAGAGTTGACTTCGGGTAGGCAAGAACTTACCAGCCAGGTTCATGTGATGACTCAAGATTTGGCTAGACTTACATCAGATTTGCAGCAGATACCAACACTAACTGCAGAAATTGAGAACACAAAGCAAGAGTTGCAAAGAGCAAG AGCGGCTATTGATTATGAGAAGAAAGGGTATGCGGAAAATTACGAGCACGGCAAGATCATGGAGCATAAATTAGTTGCAATGGCTCGGGAACTGGAGAAGCTTCGAGCAGAGATTGCTAACTCAGAGTCGAGAGCTCATGCAAATGGCCCTGTTGGGAATCCTG GTGGAGTTGCTTATGGTGGTGGCTATGGAAATCCTGAGGCTGGGTATCCTGTGAATCCTTATCAACCCAACTATGTCATGAATCCA GCACAAGCAGGCGTTGTTGGCTATTATCCTCCTCCTTACGGACCGCAGGCTGCGTGGGCTGGTGGCTACGATCCGCAGCAGCACCAGCAGCAGCCATAA
- the LOC104765282 gene encoding F-box/FBD/LRR-repeat protein At3g14710-like, which translates to MHPETKQACLVTVPSSKKARLCSDQNFEDKFSSLHESIVSRILSHLLTVEAVSTSVLSKSWRNMWTSITELQFDDKIHRDPSDSRFTDFVDRVIGNIGSHPINSFHLRSVNSYDEALLISWLSEVLKRNLQRLVITCHELDSVNFSPLFPSFGSLVELRLRTKSILDISAPALLPKLKFLSLEDARIFNLSSVSTNLVLNFPVLETFEASYSRCFRTDTVILDSPLLRIFEMFKCTSVHVPNASQVCKIRVLASNLEKITFSGNDSRKIRLSFPPSLPEAYLALSRSHWSKKFLSSFTCVRSLGIELSKDFHVIKVPKFRQLVYLHLIYDMTRYFILTQFLEAAPILEMLSIRDLTSPRSSPTEKFLKELRSEESPDCIRTMLKVLQIRNFKPNRLQTSVLRCVMENAGILGSVILSSPNPITEEAKAQILSYPKASPHASVFFE; encoded by the exons ATGCATCCCGAGACAAAACAAGCGTGTTTAGTGACGGTTCCATCTTCCAAGAAGGCTCGCCTATGCAGTGATCAGAACTTTGAAGATAAATTCAGCAGCTTGCATGAGAGTATTGTTAGCAGAATTCTAAGCCATCTTCTAACTGTTGAAGCTGTTAGTACTTCTGTGTTGTCAAAGTCATGGAGGAACATGTGGACAAGCATCACAGAGTTACAGTTTGATGATAAAATTCACAGGGATCCGAGTGATTCTCGATTTACTGACTTTGTTGATCGTGTGATTGGAAACATCGGAAGTCATCCTATTAACAGTTTCCATCTACGTTCTGTTAATTCTTACGATGAGGCTCTTCTCATCTCGTGGTTGTCTGAGGTTCTAAAGCGCAACCTTCAGAGACTTGTTATCACTTGCCACGAACTTGACAGCGTAAACTTTTCACCACTCTTTCCTAGTTTTGGTTCTCTTGTAGAGTTAAGGCTTCGTACAAAGAGCATTCTTGACATTTCGGCTCCAGCTCTTCTCCCTAAACTTAAGTTCCTTAGTCTCGAGGATGCTAGAATCTTCAACTTGTCTTCCGTCTCAACGAACCTCGTTCTGAACTTCCCTGTCTTGGAAACTTTTGAAGCCTCTTATAGCCGCTGCTTTAGAACTGATACTGTGATCCTAGATTCTCCATTGCTCAGGATCTTTGAGATGTTCAAGTGTACCTCTGTACACGTACCAAATGCTTCTCAAGTGTGTAAGATCAGGGTGTTAGCTTCAAACCTTGAGAAAATCACATTCTCCGGGAACGATTCCCGAAAGATTCGTCTTTCTTTTCCACCGTCTTTACCTGAAGCTTATCTTGCCCTCAGCAGATCACATTGGTCCAAGAAGTTTCTAAGTAGCTTCACGTGTGTGAGGAGTTTGGGGATCGAG CTTAGCAAGGATTTTCATGTGATCAAAGTACCCAAATTCAGACAGTTGGTTTACCTGCATTTGATATACGACATGACAcgatattttatattaacacaGTTCCTCGAAGCCGCACCAATACTCGAAATGCTCAGCATCCGC GACCTGACATCTCCCCGTTCATCCCCTACTGAAAAGTTCTTGAAGGAACTACGTTCAGAAGAATCTCCGGACTGCATTCGAACAATGCTCAAGGTCCTGCAAATCAGGAATTTTAAGCCAAACAGGCTGCAGACATCAGTGTTGAGGTGCGTGATGGAGAACGCTGGGATTCTTGGATCAGTCATCCTTTCCTCGCCCAATCCGATCACAGAAGAAGCTAAAGCACAGATCTTGTCTTATCCTAAAGCCTCACCTCATGCCTCTGTCTTCTTCGAATGA